The following proteins come from a genomic window of Trifolium pratense cultivar HEN17-A07 linkage group LG4, ARS_RC_1.1, whole genome shotgun sequence:
- the LOC123921761 gene encoding splicing factor U2af large subunit A-like isoform X2, whose protein sequence is MFPMANNQMQQFNALPMMPIQAMTQQATRHARRVYVGGLPPTANEQSVAIFFSQVMASIGGNTAGPGDAVVNVYINHDKKFAFVEMRSVEEASNAMALDGIIFEGAPVKVRRPTDYNPSLAATLGPSQPNPNLNLGAVGLTPGSAGGLEGPDRIFVGGLPYYFTETQIRELLETFGPLRGFDLVKDRETGNSKGYAFCVYQDLAVTDIACAALNGIKMGDKTLTVRRANQGTTQPKPEQESILMHAQQQIALQKLIFQPALVATKVVCLTNAVAPDELKEDEDYEEIIDDMRQECSKFGTLVNVVIPRPQPDGDLSGGVGKVFLEYVDIEGATKARTGLNGRKFGGNEVIAVFYPENKFAQGDYEG, encoded by the exons ATGTTTCCAATGGCTAATAATCAG ATGCAGCAATTCAATGCTCTCCCTATGATGCCAATTCAGGCTATGACACAACAG GCTACTCGACATGCTAGGCGTGTGTATGTTGGTGGACTCCCTCCTACAGCCAATGAGCAG TCTGTTGCTATTTTCTTCAGCCAGGTCATGGCTAGTATTGGAGGAAATACTGCTGGTCCAG GTGATGCGGTGGTCAATGTTTACATTAACCATGACAAAAAATTCGCCTTTGTTGAGATGAGGTCCGTTGAGGAAGCTAGCAATGCAATGGCTTTGGATGGAATTATTTTTGAG GGGGCACCTGTCAAAGTCAGGAGACCTACTGATTACAACCCTTCTCTAGCTGCTACTCTAGGCCCAAGCCAACCTAACCCAAACCTGAACCTTGGTGCTGTTGGGTTAACACCTGGGTCAGCTGGTGGACTTGAAGGTCCTGATCGCATTTTTGTGGGTGGACTTCCCTATTACTTCACAGAAACTCAGATCAGGGAGCTTTTGGAAACTTTTGGTCCTCTAAGGGGTTTCGATCTGGTGAAAGATAGAGAAACAGGAAACTCAAAGGGTTATGCATTTTGTGTATACCAAGATCTTGCAGTTACCGATATTGCCTGTGCAGCTCTGAATGGAATTAAGATGGGAGATAAGACTCTTACCGTTAGACGAGCTAATCAAGGTACAACCCAGCCTAAACCTGAACAAGAGAGCATTTTAATGCATGCACAACAGCAAATTGCTCTGCAG AAACTTATATTTCAACCAGCATTAGTGGCTACAAAGGTGGTGTGTTTAACTAACGCAGTTGCTCCTGACGAGCTCAAAGAAGATGAGGACTATGAAGAGATTATCGATGACATGAGACAGGAATGCTCCAAATTTG GTACTTTGGTGAATGTTGTGATCCCTCGCCCACAACCAGATGGGGATCTATCTGGTGGAGTTGGAAAG GTGTTTTTGGAATATGTGGATATCGAGGGTGCTACAAAAGCCCGCACTGGATTGAATGGGAGAAAATTTGGTGGAAATGAAGTAATAGCCGTCTTCTATCCAGAAAACAAATTTGCTCAGGGAGATTATGAAGGCTAA
- the LOC123921761 gene encoding splicing factor U2af large subunit A-like isoform X1: protein MAEYEAEERYEEQENGGGAEDLDTTHQFPSSASSPQPLDQSVSKSRHESRDYDRESSRSREKEREKDRKREKERHRDRDSERDRGDGEKERDHHRRDHRHRDRKDGGRDRGRDRDRDDGDSHRSRDRDRRRDYDREERHKRRSRSRSISPPKDRSEHGTRSRSRSKSKRVSGFDLAPPPSAMLAGPAGVTGQITAPNPAIPGVLQNMFPMANNQMQQFNALPMMPIQAMTQQATRHARRVYVGGLPPTANEQSVAIFFSQVMASIGGNTAGPGDAVVNVYINHDKKFAFVEMRSVEEASNAMALDGIIFEGAPVKVRRPTDYNPSLAATLGPSQPNPNLNLGAVGLTPGSAGGLEGPDRIFVGGLPYYFTETQIRELLETFGPLRGFDLVKDRETGNSKGYAFCVYQDLAVTDIACAALNGIKMGDKTLTVRRANQGTTQPKPEQESILMHAQQQIALQKLIFQPALVATKVVCLTNAVAPDELKEDEDYEEIIDDMRQECSKFGTLVNVVIPRPQPDGDLSGGVGKVFLEYVDIEGATKARTGLNGRKFGGNEVIAVFYPENKFAQGDYEG, encoded by the exons ATGGCTGAATACGAAGCAGAAGAGAGATACGAAGAACAAGAAAACGGCGGAGGTGCAGAGGATCTTGATACCACTCATCAATTTCCTTCTTCTGCATCTTCTCCTCAACCTCTCGATCAATCTGTTTCCAAATCTCGC CATGAATCTCGTGATTATGATAGAGAATCTTCGAGAAGCAGAGAAAAGGAGCGAGAGAAAGATAGGAAAAGAGAAAAGGAGAGGCACAGAGATAGAGACAGCGAGAGAGATCGTGGTGATGGGGAGAAGGAAAGGGATCACCACCGCAGAGATCATCGACATCGCGACAGAAAAGATGGCGGAAGGGATAGGGGTAGGGATAGAGACAGGGATGATGGTGATTCTCACCGAAGTCGTGACCGTGACAG AAGAAGGGATTATGATCGAGAGGAAAGGCATAAGCGTAGGTCTCGGTCTCGATCTATTTCACCTCCTAAGGATAGATCTGAGCATGGAACAAGGTCACGGTCTCGCTCAAAGAG CAAAAGGGTTAGTGGTTTTGATTTGGCTCCCCCTCCTTCTGCAATGTTAGCTGGTCCTGCCGGTGTTACAG GTCAGATTACTGCGCCAAATCCTGCAATTCCTGGAGTGTTGCAAAACATGTTTCCAATGGCTAATAATCAG ATGCAGCAATTCAATGCTCTCCCTATGATGCCAATTCAGGCTATGACACAACAG GCTACTCGACATGCTAGGCGTGTGTATGTTGGTGGACTCCCTCCTACAGCCAATGAGCAG TCTGTTGCTATTTTCTTCAGCCAGGTCATGGCTAGTATTGGAGGAAATACTGCTGGTCCAG GTGATGCGGTGGTCAATGTTTACATTAACCATGACAAAAAATTCGCCTTTGTTGAGATGAGGTCCGTTGAGGAAGCTAGCAATGCAATGGCTTTGGATGGAATTATTTTTGAG GGGGCACCTGTCAAAGTCAGGAGACCTACTGATTACAACCCTTCTCTAGCTGCTACTCTAGGCCCAAGCCAACCTAACCCAAACCTGAACCTTGGTGCTGTTGGGTTAACACCTGGGTCAGCTGGTGGACTTGAAGGTCCTGATCGCATTTTTGTGGGTGGACTTCCCTATTACTTCACAGAAACTCAGATCAGGGAGCTTTTGGAAACTTTTGGTCCTCTAAGGGGTTTCGATCTGGTGAAAGATAGAGAAACAGGAAACTCAAAGGGTTATGCATTTTGTGTATACCAAGATCTTGCAGTTACCGATATTGCCTGTGCAGCTCTGAATGGAATTAAGATGGGAGATAAGACTCTTACCGTTAGACGAGCTAATCAAGGTACAACCCAGCCTAAACCTGAACAAGAGAGCATTTTAATGCATGCACAACAGCAAATTGCTCTGCAG AAACTTATATTTCAACCAGCATTAGTGGCTACAAAGGTGGTGTGTTTAACTAACGCAGTTGCTCCTGACGAGCTCAAAGAAGATGAGGACTATGAAGAGATTATCGATGACATGAGACAGGAATGCTCCAAATTTG GTACTTTGGTGAATGTTGTGATCCCTCGCCCACAACCAGATGGGGATCTATCTGGTGGAGTTGGAAAG GTGTTTTTGGAATATGTGGATATCGAGGGTGCTACAAAAGCCCGCACTGGATTGAATGGGAGAAAATTTGGTGGAAATGAAGTAATAGCCGTCTTCTATCCAGAAAACAAATTTGCTCAGGGAGATTATGAAGGCTAA
- the LOC123921762 gene encoding cytochrome P450 72A14-like — translation MENLATLLSSLNLNPKNAIFTIIAIVLIWWIWSALDWIWFTPKRIEKRLKQQGLKGNSYRIMVGDIRDMVKMIKEAKSKPMDPYSNDIAPRVLPFVVHTIAKYGKSSFMWLGPRPRIFIMDPDKIKEMTNKVYDFQKPDTSPLFKLLASGFANYDGDKWAKHRKIVSPAFNVEKMKMLIPIFCKSCDDMIKKLDKVVTSSNGPCELDIWPFVQNVSSDVLARAGFGSSFEEGKRVFELQREMLTLTMTLFKFAFIPGYRFLPTYTNRRMKAIDLEIRTSLMKIINRRLKAIKAGEPTNNDLLGILLESNYKESEKANGGGGMSLREVVEEVKLFYLAGQEANAELLVWTLLLLAKNPEWQAKAREEAFQVFGHGNPDYDKVGQLKIVSMILQESLRLYPPVIMLSRFLRKDTKLGDLTLPAGVELIVPVSMMHQEKEFWGEDSGEFKPERFSEGVSKATNGKFSYLPFGGGPRLCIGQNFGLLEAKIAVSMILRQFSLDFSPSYKHAPSFIITLQPEHGAHVILNKL, via the exons ATGGAAAACTTAGCAACATTATTATCATCACTAAATTTGAATCCTAAAAATGCAATTTTCACTATAATTGCTATAGTTTTAATATGGTGGATATGGAGTGCACTAGATTGGATTTGGTTCACACCAAAAAGAATAGAGAAACGTCTCAAACAACAAGGTCTTAAAGGAAATTCATATAGAATCATGGTTGGTGATATTAGAGATATGGTTAAGATGATTAAAGAAGCTAAATCTAAACCTATGGATCCTTATTCTAATGATATTGCTCCTCGTGTTTTGCCTTTTGTTGTTCATACTATTGCTAAATACG GGAAGAGTTCATTTATGTGGCTTGGTCCAAGACCTAGGATATTCATAATGGATCCAGACAAAATCAAAGAAATGACTAACAAGGTGTATGATTTTCAAAAACCTGATACAAGTCCACTTTTCAAGCTTCTAGCATCAGGCTTTGCAAATTATGATGGAGACAAATGGGCCAAACATAGAAAAATTGTTAGTCCAGCATTTAATGTGGAGAAAATGAAG ATGTTGATACCAATATTTTGCAAATCATGTGATGATATGATCAAGAAATTGGACAAAGTAGTAACTTCATCCAATGGGCCATGTGAGTTAGATATATGGCCTTTTGTCCAGAATGTTTCAAGTGATGTCCTAGCTCGTGCAGGCTTTGGAAGtagctttgaagaaggaaaaagagtTTTTGAACTTCAAAGAGAAATGCTTACACTTACAATGACCCTCTTTAAGTTTGCTTTCATTCCAGGTTATAG gTTCTTGCCAACATATACCAACAGGAGGATGAAAGCAATTGACTTAGAAATAAGAACATCACTAATGAAAATCATAAACAGAAGACTAAAAGCAATTAAAGCAGGGGAACCTACAAACAATGACTTATTAGGCATACTTTTGGAATCAAATTATAAGGAATCTGAAAAAGCTAATGGTGGTGGAGGAATGAGTTTAAGAGAAGTAGTTGAAGAAGTTAAGCTATTTTATTTGGCAGGACAAGAAGCAAATGCAGAATTACTTGTTTGGACTTTGTTATTACTTGCTAAGAATCCTGAATGGCAAGCAAAAGCAAGGGAAGAAGCTTTTCAAGTGTTTGGTCATGGAAATCCAGATTATGATAAAGTTGGTCAActtaaaatt GTATCAATGATTCTACAAGAAAGTCTAAGACTATATCCACCGGTTATTATGCTATCTCGATTCCTTCGTAAAGACACAAAACTCGGAGACCTAACCCTACCTGCCGGAGTAGAACTCATAGTACCTGTATCAATGATGCaccaagaaaaagaattttgggGAGAAGATTCTGGAGAGTTCAAACCTGAAAGATTTTCTGAAGGAGTTTCAAAGGCAACAAATGGAAAATTTTCTTACTTACCATTTGGAGGGGGTCCTAGACTTTGTATAGGACAAAATTTTGGCTTATTAGAAGCTAAAATTGCTGTGTCAATGATTCTTAGACAATTTTCTTTAGACTTTTCACCTTCCTATAAACATGCTCCTTCCTTTATTATTACTCTTCAGCCTGAGCATGGTGCACATGTCATTTTGAATAAACTTTAG